A region from the Stygiolobus caldivivus genome encodes:
- a CDS encoding DUF72 domain-containing protein: protein MIVGGRQLIYIGTSGWLYPWNSGKSLDWYIKNTGFNAVELNASFYRVPSPEQVEKWRNYEVTWAIKVNRRITHVKRLKGVRGEVEKFVELFKPLNPRFYLFQLPPNFHKTNENVQRVNEVCETLGDRAAVEFRSVEWFKGIPDVKCVVVSIDSPIGNYYFNSNGIIYLRMHGRDNWYFYEYSANELKEVAEKLVALNARDIFVFFNNDLWMLENGKLMKEILLNSQSP, encoded by the coding sequence GTGATAGTAGGGGGAAGACAATTGATATACATAGGTACTTCCGGGTGGCTCTATCCTTGGAACTCCGGGAAGTCATTGGATTGGTATATTAAAAATACGGGGTTTAACGCTGTTGAACTAAACGCGTCCTTTTACCGAGTCCCTTCACCCGAACAAGTAGAAAAGTGGAGAAATTACGAGGTCACTTGGGCTATAAAAGTTAACCGGAGGATCACCCACGTGAAGAGGCTAAAAGGAGTTAGAGGTGAGGTAGAAAAGTTTGTAGAGCTCTTCAAGCCTTTAAACCCCCGGTTTTACCTTTTTCAGTTACCTCCCAACTTCCACAAGACGAACGAAAACGTCCAAAGAGTTAATGAGGTCTGCGAGACTTTAGGGGATAGGGCTGCAGTGGAGTTTAGGAGTGTAGAGTGGTTTAAGGGTATACCGGACGTGAAGTGTGTCGTAGTCTCAATTGACTCCCCCATAGGTAATTACTACTTTAACTCTAATGGTATAATATACCTCAGGATGCACGGTAGGGATAACTGGTATTTTTATGAGTACTCGGCTAATGAGCTTAAAGAAGTAGCCGAAAAATTGGTAGCCCTAAACGCGAGGGATATCTTTGTGTTTTTTAACAACGACTTGTGGATGTTGGAAAACGGAAAGTTGATGAAGGAAATCCTCCTAAATAGCCAGAGCCCCTGA
- a CDS encoding molybdopterin dinucleotide binding domain-containing protein, which yields MSSTSTSTSSVTPATGPSVYGAPNTKVPLPPVTAQRYHLTCRFCNVGCGYDVFVFPVGEEGGPAAGQNAIVYNYIDKVYDYNLQGHYADYTKPLYPLSANPPTAIPWIGEGMVSKTVTYDETTGTWKPVYILEIPSSECPVNQGNYSTRGGRNAKRIWSPFHDNAAGFRQYQTRIKEPLVRWSGQLQPVGWSYIIEVLAKVLKYYMDNETFPYPDPVGPGSLQVMAIRADHGGGQGGGIVSNLMPGLLLHMGVATPFVRFHYQVAFSLTEDALLELTGGNGTDTASMLDISITDVMVMYGINEYVTSTVNLIQHIFDNLRGVTQKRKATWFEPGEPTPPGKAIVVEARPSETAHATAAAVGCTLEQAMSGTCNVDSNGEPQVLVVLVNPGTDTLLINGVAAYIYQTYPDTVNYFVQQIYQGSSATTNGFNFVTDNYNLYTEYLQNLISQAGGLSNLLQQVSSETGVPVNIIQLMGDMLAKPKMGSNGTAYYKRVLIEFEKGVIWSGNYTPIYALGDLAVIVGATSGRPGTGISTGFGHQRGGAFPLPPPPPWYQDLNLPLNKGRMLWIQMSSYVPQQLKAQGMTVNAQNVANFITNFYNQYTKSLVPQIYQYNPVIDYLIYSGYGKVLWVFTAVPYKLTMAGGKLALAINHRAHLLQECVENVLSLGVPSQSESSIISSSPYYNTSAVSATIPNFPDADTYAEAVIGCLSGSNATPGALFVVGSDIILNQNQLFETAAHVLIPHAANHGETYELRWDGHDRRLRLVEPFMPPPGIAMPDVWVYAMIAYRIYQLYQSEGKQNSPQAQRLYNAFNPIWTSLSNNMKQNSTPLTLIPQYSENYFDYNWFGIYSDIWSNYVANAGSKIASVWPYGFFIPHAPFVFTPSQTQLYYLWLARTIGVQVPILGASCTGAVCSPSSMTREAVAQACSQGGTITLYGLVNYFEPVLHSKFRVEEITIDCNNAITVGNTVLPLITRDIIYVTPDQVQSMFGYSYDTLKAAVVNTLNPFPMPYVGIFGYAVQQQNKYKYWVNNGRWNIIFQSGWTDYQVPEIYSRVPFPIIAMNAQDASNEGLENGDIIMLYNDWGTLTGVVWISNTVAPGSVFVAMAYPTSPGANQLTTPTVDPVTDNQMVKWTWANIVKVGTLPAEVKQQITFAPVQFNIPSSS from the coding sequence ATGTCCTCCACTTCTACTTCAACCAGTAGTGTGACCCCCGCAACAGGTCCCTCAGTTTACGGGGCACCCAACACTAAAGTGCCGCTACCCCCAGTGACCGCTCAGAGGTACCACTTGACATGTAGGTTCTGCAATGTAGGGTGTGGATATGACGTATTCGTATTCCCTGTTGGAGAAGAAGGAGGGCCTGCTGCAGGGCAAAACGCAATAGTGTATAACTACATTGATAAAGTATACGACTATAACTTACAAGGACATTATGCTGACTATACAAAGCCTTTATATCCGTTATCGGCAAATCCACCTACCGCTATCCCGTGGATAGGAGAAGGGATGGTAAGTAAGACAGTCACATATGACGAGACTACGGGTACATGGAAGCCTGTCTATATACTTGAGATACCTAGCTCTGAATGTCCTGTAAACCAAGGAAATTATTCTACCAGAGGAGGGAGGAACGCTAAGAGGATATGGAGCCCATTCCATGATAACGCAGCAGGGTTCAGGCAGTACCAGACCAGGATAAAAGAACCGTTAGTGAGGTGGAGCGGACAGCTACAGCCCGTAGGGTGGAGCTATATTATAGAGGTATTAGCTAAAGTCTTGAAGTACTACATGGACAACGAGACTTTCCCCTACCCCGACCCAGTGGGACCAGGGTCACTGCAAGTGATGGCGATAAGGGCTGACCACGGCGGCGGACAAGGAGGTGGAATAGTAAGTAACCTGATGCCCGGACTATTACTACACATGGGCGTTGCGACCCCGTTTGTGAGGTTCCACTACCAGGTAGCGTTCTCGTTGACAGAGGACGCATTATTGGAGTTGACAGGAGGTAATGGTACCGATACGGCTAGCATGTTAGATATAAGTATAACCGATGTAATGGTGATGTACGGGATTAATGAATACGTTACTTCCACAGTAAATCTAATTCAACACATCTTCGATAACTTAAGAGGCGTTACACAAAAGAGGAAGGCAACTTGGTTTGAGCCCGGTGAACCTACTCCGCCTGGGAAAGCGATTGTAGTTGAGGCTAGGCCATCAGAGACTGCACACGCTACAGCAGCAGCAGTAGGGTGTACTTTAGAGCAAGCTATGAGCGGTACTTGTAACGTCGACAGTAACGGAGAACCACAAGTCTTAGTGGTGCTGGTCAACCCCGGTACTGATACTCTGCTGATCAACGGTGTAGCGGCTTATATCTATCAGACATACCCGGACACTGTAAACTACTTCGTGCAACAGATATACCAAGGCTCTTCAGCTACGACGAACGGCTTTAACTTCGTAACAGACAACTATAACTTGTACACAGAGTATTTGCAGAACTTGATAAGTCAGGCTGGAGGCCTGAGTAACTTACTACAACAAGTCTCCTCAGAGACCGGGGTACCTGTTAACATTATCCAATTAATGGGCGATATGTTAGCCAAACCCAAGATGGGGAGTAACGGTACTGCTTACTATAAGAGAGTCCTGATCGAATTCGAGAAAGGGGTAATATGGTCAGGTAACTACACACCAATATATGCTTTAGGTGACCTAGCTGTAATAGTAGGTGCCACGTCAGGTAGACCCGGTACCGGTATATCAACAGGTTTCGGTCACCAGAGAGGAGGAGCATTCCCGTTACCTCCACCACCACCATGGTATCAGGACTTGAATTTGCCGTTAAACAAGGGCAGGATGTTATGGATACAAATGAGCAGTTATGTCCCCCAGCAACTGAAAGCTCAAGGGATGACCGTTAACGCCCAAAACGTAGCGAACTTCATAACCAACTTCTACAACCAGTATACCAAATCTCTAGTACCGCAGATATACCAGTATAACCCGGTAATAGACTACCTGATATACAGTGGTTACGGTAAGGTACTGTGGGTGTTCACGGCAGTCCCGTACAAGCTGACAATGGCAGGAGGGAAGTTGGCTTTAGCTATAAACCACAGGGCCCACTTGTTGCAAGAGTGTGTAGAGAACGTATTGTCCTTAGGAGTGCCTTCGCAAAGTGAGAGTTCGATTATTTCCAGTTCACCGTACTATAACACGAGTGCTGTAAGTGCTACAATACCCAACTTCCCGGACGCTGACACGTATGCAGAAGCAGTAATAGGGTGCCTGAGCGGTTCTAACGCTACTCCCGGTGCACTGTTCGTAGTAGGTAGTGATATAATACTAAACCAGAACCAGTTATTTGAGACGGCAGCTCACGTCTTGATACCACACGCGGCCAACCACGGAGAGACGTACGAACTGAGGTGGGACGGTCACGATAGGAGGTTGAGGCTAGTAGAGCCGTTTATGCCACCGCCCGGTATAGCGATGCCTGATGTGTGGGTATATGCGATGATCGCTTACAGGATATACCAGTTATACCAGAGTGAGGGTAAACAGAACTCACCTCAAGCACAGAGGCTGTATAACGCGTTCAACCCCATATGGACTTCCTTATCTAATAACATGAAGCAGAACTCCACGCCACTAACGCTGATACCCCAGTACTCGGAGAACTACTTCGACTATAACTGGTTCGGTATATACAGCGATATCTGGAGTAACTATGTAGCGAATGCCGGTAGCAAAATAGCATCGGTATGGCCATACGGGTTCTTCATACCTCACGCGCCTTTCGTGTTTACGCCATCCCAGACCCAGCTTTACTACCTATGGCTAGCAAGGACAATAGGAGTTCAGGTACCAATCTTAGGTGCCTCGTGTACCGGAGCCGTTTGTAGCCCCTCGTCCATGACCAGAGAAGCTGTCGCGCAAGCCTGTTCACAAGGAGGTACTATTACACTATACGGGTTAGTGAACTACTTCGAGCCTGTCCTACACAGTAAGTTCAGGGTAGAAGAGATCACAATTGACTGTAATAACGCGATAACCGTTGGTAATACGGTCTTACCGTTAATAACGAGGGATATAATATACGTCACTCCCGACCAAGTCCAGTCCATGTTCGGCTATTCATATGACACGCTAAAGGCAGCCGTAGTCAACACGTTGAACCCGTTCCCGATGCCGTATGTAGGGATATTCGGTTATGCAGTTCAGCAACAGAATAAGTACAAGTACTGGGTAAATAACGGCAGGTGGAACATAATCTTCCAGTCAGGGTGGACTGACTATCAAGTCCCGGAGATATACAGTAGGGTACCTTTCCCGATAATTGCCATGAACGCGCAGGACGCGTCAAATGAAGGTCTAGAAAACGGTGACATAATAATGCTGTATAATGACTGGGGTACGTTAACCGGTGTAGTGTGGATATCGAATACGGTAGCCCCCGGCTCGGTATTTGTGGCGATGGCATACCCGACATCGCCGGGCGCTAACCAGTTAACGACACCTACCGTAGACCCAGTGACTGATAACCAGATGGTCAAGTGGACGTGGGCTAATATAGTCAAAGTGGGGACGTTACCCGCAGAGGTTAAACAGCAGATAACATTTGCCCCAGTCCAGTTTAACATACCCAGTAGTTCGTGA
- a CDS encoding arsenate reductase (azurin) small subunit has translation MSKDKGVDSNRRAVIIGGAAAIAGIAAGIVIGGNAFPRTTVEEKPITSSIVKEEIGTSTTTVTQTVTSTTSTTAPPVSVPVAYVRQKVANYSQLQVGTPITTNYMGYTVYIVRTGVPSVGGVGPNGDVVGYSAYCAHMGYILEYDPNTRCMLCPQHFSQYDATAGGMQVVGHPNQFLPQLILEYDESTGDIYAVGFNRLVYGTYNTAAQASSSPMGES, from the coding sequence ATGAGCAAGGATAAGGGTGTAGACTCCAATAGGCGTGCAGTCATAATAGGTGGTGCGGCCGCTATAGCCGGAATAGCGGCTGGAATAGTGATAGGCGGAAACGCTTTCCCTAGGACTACAGTGGAAGAGAAACCGATTACTTCTTCGATTGTAAAAGAGGAGATAGGAACATCCACTACTACAGTCACTCAAACAGTAACTTCTACTACTTCTACTACAGCACCTCCTGTCTCAGTTCCAGTAGCATATGTAAGGCAAAAAGTAGCTAATTATAGTCAACTACAAGTTGGTACACCGATAACTACGAATTACATGGGATATACGGTATATATAGTCAGGACCGGGGTCCCATCAGTAGGGGGTGTAGGACCTAACGGAGATGTGGTAGGCTACAGCGCATATTGTGCACACATGGGTTATATTTTAGAATACGATCCTAATACAAGGTGTATGTTATGTCCACAGCACTTCTCACAGTACGACGCTACGGCGGGAGGTATGCAAGTAGTAGGTCACCCTAACCAGTTCTTACCTCAACTGATATTGGAATATGACGAGTCTACTGGGGACATTTATGCAGTAGGGTTTAACAGGCTAGTCTATGGTACATATAACACAGCTGCACAAGCATCATCTTCCCCTATGGGTGAGAGCTGA
- a CDS encoding sulfocyanin-like copper-binding protein, translated as MTAIGKAILVLIFAGTIFMAGFLIYNYSITYYPVHAYHPPPVSVSTTSTTTTTSTTTTTTTTTSTTTSTLPPGAIKMPYNPSNKTVFLYLDSSSSGDPINYNGTDYDTIHVYIPAGWTLIVIYTNYAPLNHDVVILQNTTATPTDNIGNDGKILAVAGGTPTNYETGISTGSTASTSVTLPAGIYWFACGVPGHAAAGMWGTIIASTSVTTPYIIMTS; from the coding sequence ATGACAGCCATAGGAAAGGCTATTCTAGTGTTAATATTTGCGGGAACAATTTTTATGGCAGGATTCCTAATATATAATTATAGTATCACGTATTATCCGGTTCATGCTTATCACCCTCCACCCGTGAGTGTATCGACAACTTCTACTACTACCACGACTTCTACTACAACTACTACTACCACGACGACTTCTACTACAACTTCTACTCTTCCGCCCGGTGCTATAAAGATGCCTTATAACCCGTCTAATAAGACTGTCTTCCTCTACTTGGACTCCTCGAGCTCCGGTGACCCGATAAATTATAACGGTACTGATTATGACACTATACACGTTTATATCCCTGCTGGCTGGACCCTAATCGTGATCTATACTAATTATGCCCCGCTAAACCACGACGTAGTGATATTGCAGAACACTACTGCCACACCTACTGACAATATAGGTAATGACGGTAAGATCCTAGCTGTAGCAGGGGGTACACCTACAAACTATGAAACAGGGATATCGACCGGTTCCACAGCATCAACGTCCGTAACACTACCCGCTGGGATATATTGGTTCGCCTGCGGAGTACCGGGACACGCAGCAGCAGGGATGTGGGGGACAATAATAGCATCAACATCAGTAACAACACCATACATAATAATGACAAGCTAA
- a CDS encoding sulfocyanin-like copper-binding protein → MASSTPIVVAIVIAIILVGVAVYYVATRPSITSTTTLPPTSTVITETTSYTVTTTSTTTTTSTTTTTTTTTSTTTSTLPPGAIKMPYNPSNKTVFLYLDSSSSGDPINYNGTDYDTIHVYIPAGWTLIVIYTNYAPLNHDVVILQNTTATPTDNIGNDGKILAVAGGTPTNYETGISTGSTASTSVTLPAGIYWFACGVPGHAAAGMWGTIIASTSVTTPYIIMTS, encoded by the coding sequence ATGGCTTCAAGCACTCCCATTGTTGTGGCTATAGTGATAGCAATAATACTAGTAGGAGTGGCAGTATACTATGTAGCTACTAGGCCAAGTATAACATCCACTACGACACTTCCGCCAACTTCAACTGTAATTACAGAAACTACGAGCTATACTGTGACGACAACTTCTACTACTACCACGACTTCTACTACAACTACTACTACCACGACGACTTCTACTACAACTTCTACTCTTCCGCCCGGTGCTATAAAGATGCCTTATAACCCGTCTAATAAGACTGTCTTCCTCTACTTGGACTCCTCGAGCTCCGGTGACCCGATAAATTATAACGGTACTGATTATGACACTATACACGTTTATATCCCTGCTGGCTGGACCCTAATCGTGATCTATACTAATTATGCCCCGCTAAACCACGACGTAGTGATATTGCAGAACACTACTGCCACACCTACTGACAATATAGGTAATGACGGTAAGATCCTAGCTGTAGCAGGGGGTACACCTACAAACTATGAAACAGGGATATCGACCGGTTCCACAGCATCAACGTCCGTAACACTACCCGCTGGGATATATTGGTTCGCCTGCGGAGTACCGGGACACGCAGCAGCAGGGATGTGGGGGACAATAATAGCATCAACATCAGTAACAACACCATACATAATAATGACAAGCTAA
- the soxA gene encoding proton pump complex quinol oxidase subunit SoxA, protein MSSEHRDWEKIWFFIMLALVIAFTGYTYATIANGTSATYRYGLPLGSGLPKPLPNGTLVVYMLAVQWAFIPQNATEIIYVNGHEMNISMPQVIGYTQGYNPGLSVPYIKVNPGQPIVIVLYSNNVVHGFYIRLPHGTQNWNIVPGVNSYAFFYAPTVPGNYTFHCSEYCGVGHPLMYGYIWVM, encoded by the coding sequence TTGTCCAGTGAGCATAGGGATTGGGAAAAGATATGGTTTTTCATCATGTTAGCCCTTGTAATCGCTTTTACAGGCTATACTTATGCGACTATAGCTAACGGGACTTCAGCGACTTACCGATACGGTTTACCGCTGGGAAGCGGGTTGCCTAAACCCTTACCAAACGGGACCCTAGTAGTGTATATGCTCGCTGTGCAGTGGGCTTTCATACCGCAAAATGCCACAGAGATAATCTATGTCAACGGACATGAAATGAATATAAGCATGCCCCAAGTAATAGGCTATACTCAAGGATACAACCCAGGTCTTTCGGTACCGTATATCAAAGTCAACCCCGGTCAGCCAATAGTAATAGTACTATACAGTAATAACGTAGTCCACGGCTTTTACATAAGGTTACCTCACGGTACACAAAACTGGAACATAGTACCGGGTGTAAACAGTTACGCCTTTTTCTATGCACCTACCGTACCCGGAAACTATACGTTCCATTGTTCCGAATATTGTGGAGTAGGTCATCCCTTAATGTATGGTTATATATGGGTGATGTGA
- the soxB gene encoding proton pump complex quinol oxidase subunit SoxB — protein sequence MVKLAPKTSLGLALVYAAGGISWLIAMGIAALWFRTILLNPNLPPKTEEAVAPLYYFLVTFHGQAAMMIIVEDLSFSLFAYALYKSNMSTIHNKLLYALFWLVNVPMIITFAGGPKTGWYMYPPLALQSGCWLEFHSNTLIGLAYFMMFVQAVAVTLTALVMFIDALKTKPKEGKIPIFAAYAMMFAGAFIFLTEPALAAAELWYVLYFWANVPVNPLTWVVLFWFWGHPVVYYVPFTVFGGLYALIPQFAGRPLYSEKWARWNILLLFTFGMTAWVHHLQTWPLPVYIRAFITPTTLILAAGSGLTVLNLGLTIATAKKYDYKNPVGFASLIAFIGFILAGLQALILPENTLNVLVHNTYYVVGHFHLMIWTIIVVGYVAILLDMLQAKMGTLMQLSNISKGMVFGGLGLWTVGALGAGYTMSYAGYIGLIRRWVSYPPYFQSFMDAISYFAMIMGISFAMYAIPVIFTLLRVGTSIFWVSSEAPSMPAGTNITMNNTPTDTPKVDHAKDTVNPNSFKGNDKNLV from the coding sequence ATGGTCAAACTCGCTCCAAAAACTAGTTTAGGTCTAGCCCTAGTTTATGCAGCAGGAGGAATATCTTGGTTAATAGCTATGGGGATAGCAGCACTATGGTTTAGGACTATACTACTGAACCCTAACCTACCGCCAAAAACAGAAGAAGCTGTTGCACCCCTATACTATTTCCTCGTTACTTTTCACGGACAAGCAGCTATGATGATAATAGTCGAGGACTTGTCCTTTTCACTGTTTGCCTATGCGCTGTACAAGAGCAACATGTCCACTATCCACAATAAGTTATTGTATGCATTGTTCTGGTTGGTCAACGTACCTATGATAATAACTTTTGCAGGAGGGCCCAAGACTGGCTGGTACATGTACCCACCTCTAGCGTTACAGAGCGGGTGCTGGCTGGAGTTCCATTCCAACACCCTAATTGGACTAGCGTATTTCATGATGTTCGTACAAGCCGTAGCTGTCACGTTAACCGCACTCGTGATGTTTATAGACGCCCTTAAGACGAAGCCCAAAGAAGGGAAGATACCTATATTCGCTGCCTATGCGATGATGTTCGCAGGTGCGTTCATATTCCTTACAGAACCTGCCTTAGCTGCTGCGGAACTGTGGTACGTCTTATACTTCTGGGCAAACGTCCCAGTTAACCCGTTAACATGGGTGGTACTGTTCTGGTTCTGGGGACACCCAGTAGTATACTATGTACCGTTCACAGTGTTTGGCGGACTGTACGCCCTAATACCACAGTTTGCCGGAAGGCCACTTTATAGTGAGAAATGGGCTAGGTGGAACATACTATTACTCTTCACTTTCGGTATGACAGCATGGGTGCACCACCTGCAGACATGGCCCCTACCGGTATACATAAGGGCGTTCATTACCCCTACCACCTTAATACTGGCTGCAGGGTCGGGGCTGACAGTGTTAAACTTAGGACTGACAATTGCTACAGCTAAAAAGTACGACTACAAGAACCCTGTAGGTTTTGCGTCATTAATAGCTTTTATAGGGTTTATACTGGCCGGGCTACAAGCACTAATATTACCTGAAAACACCTTAAATGTACTAGTCCATAACACGTACTATGTAGTAGGACATTTCCACTTGATGATATGGACGATTATAGTCGTAGGGTATGTCGCTATACTCCTCGACATGTTACAAGCTAAAATGGGGACGTTAATGCAGTTATCCAATATAAGCAAGGGGATGGTGTTCGGTGGGTTAGGATTATGGACTGTTGGTGCACTAGGTGCTGGGTATACCATGAGCTATGCAGGTTACATAGGACTGATAAGGAGGTGGGTATCATATCCGCCCTACTTCCAGTCCTTTATGGACGCAATATCTTACTTTGCAATGATAATGGGGATAAGTTTTGCTATGTATGCGATCCCGGTAATATTTACTTTACTAAGGGTAGGTACGAGTATATTCTGGGTAAGCAGTGAGGCCCCATCTATGCCTGCAGGGACTAACATAACAATGAATAATACACCTACAGATACTCCGAAGGTAGACCACGCTAAAGACACCGTCAACCCAAATAGTTTTAAGGGTAATGATAAAAATTTAGTTTAA
- a CDS encoding DUF1404 domain-containing protein, whose translation MIKLNHNVSKKPLIIPLIFILAFVNPYVEILQFTNPIAYMLDHYALYAAGLIIGYKYFRGSFWSLLIGVIPAGFWHIPLFFALAASFWQYRFLCEATLLVGGILAGSFIPKMSLAQKLAGLAVYMLADSILSIFFVLGYPQYSDIDYPFLGWSNTELPPVGIAMFLVMNIVLIYSIYKLMRNIQLF comes from the coding sequence ATGATTAAATTAAATCATAATGTCTCTAAAAAACCCCTTATTATACCCTTAATATTTATCCTCGCTTTTGTGAACCCCTACGTAGAAATACTCCAGTTTACGAACCCGATAGCGTATATGCTCGACCATTACGCGCTCTACGCAGCAGGGCTGATCATAGGTTACAAGTACTTCAGGGGGTCTTTTTGGTCGTTGCTGATAGGTGTTATACCCGCAGGTTTTTGGCATATACCGCTGTTCTTCGCGCTAGCGGCGTCTTTCTGGCAGTACAGGTTTCTATGCGAAGCCACCCTCCTCGTGGGGGGCATCCTAGCGGGGTCTTTTATACCCAAGATGTCGCTTGCACAAAAATTAGCGGGACTAGCTGTGTACATGTTAGCAGATTCTATCCTTAGCATATTCTTTGTACTCGGCTACCCTCAATACTCGGATATTGACTACCCGTTTTTAGGTTGGAGCAATACTGAACTACCTCCAGTAGGGATAGCCATGTTCCTAGTTATGAACATAGTGTTGATATACAGCATATACAAGTTAATGAGGAACATACAACTCTTCTGA
- a CDS encoding MFS transporter has translation MKSNELRALAITSLAHFMNDGTFLVFPLLIVYYSTQAHVSIVFLGTLSIIYTLLSGLLSPVIGDFADRHNLDTPLLSLGILLEGIALMLFALGFSFPSLIVLGTVILGIGQAFYHPIGGAILSRIFGKSSGRALGLNGAFGSVGRAVMPTIVTFMILAIGELLGLVSLSLVFVVATFIIFVGLSFYKKGGSGDIRKSKEKLDRIFYKFLFILGVIVFIRSMFITGTTTFTGEFIYDTYHSKVLAGVFLTVGFIGSVFGQPLFGWVTEKKGGRFAFLITSIISVLAFLGFLYFSVYLVAAAAMYVIFTLAAFSAFPVLLGYVSQTFPKSFYTVANSYVWGIGVTVGGAAGNALITALLGDKVPLVTTFYIALVLAVISIILTPLIPSKVRT, from the coding sequence ATGAAATCTAATGAATTAAGGGCTTTGGCTATAACCTCCTTAGCCCACTTTATGAATGACGGTACTTTCCTGGTCTTCCCCCTCTTAATCGTCTATTACTCTACACAAGCCCACGTAAGTATAGTGTTCTTAGGTACACTGTCAATAATATACACCCTTTTATCGGGGTTATTGTCGCCAGTAATCGGGGACTTTGCAGACAGACACAATTTAGATACGCCGTTATTAAGCTTGGGGATACTACTTGAAGGGATAGCCCTAATGTTATTCGCCTTGGGTTTTTCCTTCCCTTCCCTGATAGTTTTAGGCACAGTAATTTTAGGGATAGGACAGGCCTTCTATCACCCTATTGGTGGTGCTATCCTCTCGAGGATCTTCGGGAAGAGTAGCGGCAGGGCGCTGGGGTTGAACGGGGCTTTTGGGAGTGTCGGGAGGGCTGTAATGCCTACTATAGTCACTTTCATGATACTCGCCATAGGGGAGCTGTTAGGCTTAGTATCACTTTCCCTGGTCTTTGTGGTCGCTACGTTTATCATATTTGTAGGACTTAGCTTCTATAAGAAAGGCGGTTCTGGAGATATAAGGAAGAGTAAGGAAAAATTGGACAGAATATTTTACAAGTTTCTGTTTATCTTAGGTGTAATCGTGTTCATAAGGAGTATGTTTATAACCGGAACTACTACTTTTACCGGCGAGTTCATTTACGATACATACCATTCTAAAGTATTAGCGGGGGTATTCCTGACTGTGGGGTTTATAGGTTCAGTGTTCGGACAGCCCTTATTCGGCTGGGTGACGGAGAAAAAGGGGGGAAGATTTGCCTTCCTAATTACGAGCATAATATCAGTTCTGGCTTTCCTCGGTTTCTTGTATTTTTCCGTTTATTTAGTAGCTGCGGCCGCTATGTATGTTATCTTCACGTTAGCCGCGTTCAGCGCTTTTCCAGTCCTCCTGGGTTATGTGTCCCAGACCTTTCCTAAGTCGTTCTACACTGTAGCTAATTCATACGTGTGGGGGATCGGGGTCACTGTAGGAGGTGCAGCAGGGAACGCCCTAATTACAGCACTCTTAGGGGACAAAGTCCCTTTGGTCACTACGTTCTATATAGCCCTAGTCCTAGCTGTAATATCTATTATATTGACCCCCTTAATACCTTCGAAAGTCAGGACTTAG